The sequence below is a genomic window from Atribacteraceae bacterium.
GTCAACCTGATGAAATCTGCTTTGCGTGATAAAATTAAACTGTTGGGGAGTGCTGGAAAAGCTTAAAAAAGGAGGTTTTTCCATGCAACAGTCCATGAAGGCCATAGGTTACCGACGGCCATTACCGATTACCAAACCGGAAGCCTTGATCGATTTTGAACAGCCGGTGCCTGTTCCTGCATATCGAGAGCCGCTGGTTCAAGTAATAAGCCGTTTCCGTGAATCCCGTGGATACCAAGGTACGCCACCGAGTTGATCTGGATCCCGGTCAAACGAGAGTTCTGGGTTGGGATGCTGCGGGGTTGATGGTAGACACCGGCCCGGGGTTTTCTCAAATGAAGAAAAGCCTGTCTCTTCATTGGGAACTCATGTTTACCCGACCCCTTTTCCAGACACCGGATATGATCGCACAACACCGCTTGCTTAATGAAATAGCGAATCTGGTCAATAATGGAGTATTGAAAACAACGTTTTACGAACATTACGGAACAGTGAACGCTTATAACCTGAAGCGGGCTTATGCAGTCATCGAAAGCGGTAAGGCGATAGGGAAAATCGTCCAGGAAGGATTTTGATGAACATCAGGTATCGTCGAGCGAAAGCCTTCTTGTTTGCACTCATGAGGGCCTCTCGATCGGGTATTCCGTGAAGAAAGGAGGTTTGGGGAATAGTTTCTGATGTTGTTATCAAATACTGCTAGACAGGAGGATGAAGATTCATGAAAAGAAAGCTTTTTCTGTTGATTTTGTTCGTTGCCTCAACCCTGCTTCTCTTTCTCGCAATGACGTTTGCCGTTAGTGCGTCCGACCGGGTAGTAATCAATGTTCTCTCCCAACCCCGTCGGGAATGGGAATTGCTTGAGCAATATCTCCCCGAATTCGAAGAAAGAGAAAACATCGATGTGGTCATTCATTATTTTGCTGAGCTAGAGCGGCGGTCGCGGTCCCGCCTCGATGCCGCCACCGGTGCTGGTCTATACCAAGTCTACTATATCGATGAAGCGAACGTGGCCGAATTCGCGGCAAATGGGTGGCTGGTCCCGATCAGGGATTACTATCCGGCGGAATACGATTTCGAAGGCTTTTCCCAGCCCTTGGTCAATGTCCTTTCTTATGACGGGGTGGCCTACGGAGCTCCGATGACCTTCGAGGGTGAAATCATGTTTTACCGAAAAGATCTTTTTGAAGCCGACGGGATCGCGGTACCCGAAACTCTCGATGACTATCTCGAAGTGGTCAAGCATTTTCACAATCCTCCCGATCTTTATGGAACTGCGACACGCGGCTTGCGTGGTTCGGGCATGAATGTCTGGCGCTTCAGCCCCTACTTGAGAAGGTTCGAGGGACGATATCTGGACGAGGATGGGAACCCAGTCTTCAATTCCCCAGAAGCCGTGCAGGCAGTTGAGTATTATATCGAACTAATCAAACACAGTCCCAGTCCCACCATGTCTTGGTCAGATGTCATGGACGCCTTTGCCGCCGGGAAGATCGCCATCGCGAGCTTTGCCAATTTGAAAATGGATTATCTGATGGATCCGGAAGAGTCGGTGGTCGTGGATAAGATGGGCTACGCCCCTCCGGCCGCTGGTCCGAAAGGACGCGTCTCGAATACCTCAACCCATGGTCTAGCCATTTCATCTCCCGGCTGTCGGACGGAAGAAGAACGGGTCGCCGCCGGAAAATTCATCGGCTGGTTCACCAGCAAGGAAAACGAAATCCGCAAAGTGTTGGCAGGGAGCGGCCTGACCAACGCCCGGACCTCAACATTTGCCAGTCCCGAGTTCGCTGCCGCGTATCCGGCCGAATTTATCGAAGCCCAGCTGGCGATGATGGAAGCCCAGGAATTGACGATCCCTCAGATTCCCCAGTGGCCGGAAATCGGGGATTACCTGGGTCTGAAGCTCGAAGAACTGTTTGCCAAAGCCTATGTCGGAGAACCCTACGACATTCAAGCCGCCCTGGATGACGCAGTGAGATACGCCCAGGAAGTGCTGGCGGAAGAGTAAACCACCTCCAGCCGACTTTGCGGGCGACTGGATGAAGGGATTCGGACCGGTGCCACCCGATCAATAGGAAAAGACACCGGTCCGCCACCTATACCTGTTCTTAGCGGAGAGGGAATACAGAATATGACCAAAAAACAGTTTTTTTTACTTTTCATGATCCCCGCGTTCGCCATTTTGTTTTTCCTGGCCTTTTACCCCTTAATCAGCGCCGTGTACTACTCTCTCCACAACTGGGACCTTCGCAGTACGAGACCAATCAGATTTGTTGGATTGCAGAATTATCTCCGACTGTTAACCGATCCACGTTTCTCTAATGCGCTGCGCGTCACCGGTGTTTGGCTGGTCACTACCTTGTTTGGGTCGGTTTTCCTGGGGGGCGGACTTCTGGCGCCCCTGATCCACGATTTCACGCGGGGGCGCTGGCGGACTTTTTGCCTGTTCGTGTTTATCATCCCGGCATTACTCCCCCGTATCGGAGCTGCCTATATGTGGCGGCTGATGTACTCCCCGGCCATCGGTCTTTTCAATTATTTCACTCGTTTAATCGGAATCGGCAGGGTTGGTTTTCTAGACAACCCGGCATACGCCCTTTTCTCGATCGCGGTCATCGATATCTGGCAGTGGAGCCTTCTGATTGCCGCTTTGACTATGATTCTCTTCGAAGAAGTCCCTCAGGAAATCATCGAGGCGGGAGTCTTGGACGGCGCTCGACGCTGGCAACTCTATCGATATCTTATTTTCCCGGTGATTATTCCACCTTTTCTGTCGATCTTTTTCATCAAGGCGATGGAATCGCTGCGCACCTTCGATTTCATTTTCGTCCTGACAGCGGGTGGCCCAGGAAAGTCTACTGAAACGATCGACATGTATGCATACTGGCAGGGAATCGGCTCTGCTGGTCGGATTTCCTACGCTTCGGCCATGTCCACCACAATGCTGGTCCTGACAATCGTTCTGATCACCCTAGTCTGGAAGGGTCTGGCAAAATGGCACAGCTGACAGCAAAAAAAGCGGGGATGACCGTCCTCATTGCCTTGATTGTCCTGATTGCCCTAACACCCGTCCTCTGGATGTTCTTTTCATCCTTCAAGTCCCGGGTCGATATTATTGCCTTTCCACCCAGGTTTTTCTTCACGCCGACACTCGAAAACTACGTACGGGTTTTGGGTTTACCAACCCTGATGCGGGGATTGCAGAACAGCCTAGTGATCGTTCCTCTATCCCTCCTGTTCGGTTTCATCCTGGGCGTCCCAGTCGGGTACATCTTCGCCCGGTTTCGCTTCCGAGGCAGTTCCGACCTCCGTTTTTTCGTCCTTACCCTGCGTTTTATGCCCCCGATCGCAGTAGTGATTCCGTTTTTTACTATTTGGCTGCGACTTCAGATGCTCGATACCATGCCGGCC
It includes:
- a CDS encoding zinc-binding dehydrogenase translates to MVDTGPGFSQMKKSLSLHWELMFTRPLFQTPDMIAQHRLLNEIANLVNNGVLKTTFYEHYGTVNAYNLKRAYAVIESGKAIGKIVQEGF
- a CDS encoding sugar ABC transporter substrate-binding protein, which encodes MKRKLFLLILFVASTLLLFLAMTFAVSASDRVVINVLSQPRREWELLEQYLPEFEERENIDVVIHYFAELERRSRSRLDAATGAGLYQVYYIDEANVAEFAANGWLVPIRDYYPAEYDFEGFSQPLVNVLSYDGVAYGAPMTFEGEIMFYRKDLFEADGIAVPETLDDYLEVVKHFHNPPDLYGTATRGLRGSGMNVWRFSPYLRRFEGRYLDEDGNPVFNSPEAVQAVEYYIELIKHSPSPTMSWSDVMDAFAAGKIAIASFANLKMDYLMDPEESVVVDKMGYAPPAAGPKGRVSNTSTHGLAISSPGCRTEEERVAAGKFIGWFTSKENEIRKVLAGSGLTNARTSTFASPEFAAAYPAEFIEAQLAMMEAQELTIPQIPQWPEIGDYLGLKLEELFAKAYVGEPYDIQAALDDAVRYAQEVLAEE
- a CDS encoding sugar ABC transporter permease — its product is MTKKQFFLLFMIPAFAILFFLAFYPLISAVYYSLHNWDLRSTRPIRFVGLQNYLRLLTDPRFSNALRVTGVWLVTTLFGSVFLGGGLLAPLIHDFTRGRWRTFCLFVFIIPALLPRIGAAYMWRLMYSPAIGLFNYFTRLIGIGRVGFLDNPAYALFSIAVIDIWQWSLLIAALTMILFEEVPQEIIEAGVLDGARRWQLYRYLIFPVIIPPFLSIFFIKAMESLRTFDFIFVLTAGGPGKSTETIDMYAYWQGIGSAGRISYASAMSTTMLVLTIVLITLVWKGLAKWHS
- a CDS encoding carbohydrate ABC transporter permease, with protein sequence MAQLTAKKAGMTVLIALIVLIALTPVLWMFFSSFKSRVDIIAFPPRFFFTPTLENYVRVLGLPTLMRGLQNSLVIVPLSLLFGFILGVPVGYIFARFRFRGSSDLRFFVLTLRFMPPIAVVIPFFTIWLRLQMLDTMPAIIFTYLTISVSSLIWLTIECFKRVPIECEEAANLEGCTPFQVFTRIALPISLPSILGMCVFVFILIWNEFFLAFVLTSHWAVTMPVASAAFAVVGMEVPWGQVCASIILLSIPPLILSYFFVKFLPYFFKVS